Proteins from a single region of Palaemon carinicauda isolate YSFRI2023 chromosome 1, ASM3689809v2, whole genome shotgun sequence:
- the LOC137641453 gene encoding uncharacterized protein isoform X1 has protein sequence MTQFVPNSQLGFKRIMFRCRNQQLHFVLALTVIFSSCFLLSQVKRGYNASLPNNDEREQIKFVGEHKQKRRRDLQKAFQEIAKGRAKETQDTYSSFLVAHQDDPQLVSYVRSLLQPPAPQHVPYNLTRHWRKDFSQYNQSIYLTQELLKGMRDGVFVELGALDGETHSNTLFLERELGWTGLLIEPHPGGFRNLTLKRRKAYSINAGASLTNQSAIEHFRGYDYWSMGLSHIDMKSPRTIPIKTFPLYTMLLARNITVIDFLSLDVEGDELKVLQTVPWDKVQVRVMCIEINHVDGGAPAVIDYLVKQGYILISLRFIDAWFAKKELLEEALGITLIPNTLKYHLFKDD, from the exons ATGACGCAGTTCGTGCCAAATAGTCAGTTGGGATTCAAG AGAATAATGTTCCGATGTAGAAATCAACAACTTCACTTTGTGCTGGCGTTGACTGTGATCTTCTCAAGTTGTTTTCTTCTTTCGCAAG TAAAAAGGGGGTATAATGCATCTCTCCCAAATAATGATGAAAGAGAGCAAATCAAATTTGTCGGTGAACATAAACAGAAACGCAGACGTGATTTGCAAAAGGCCTTCCAAGAAATAGCTAAAGGCCGTGCAAAGGAAACCCAAGACACCTACAGTTCCTTTCTAGTCGCTCATCAAGATGACCCACAGCTTGTTTCCTACGTCCGGAGCCTGTTGCAGCCACCTGCTCCTCAACACGTCCCGTACAACCTGACCAGACATTGGAGGAAAGACTTCTCTCAGTACAACCAGAGCATTTACCTCACCCAGGAGCTCCTCAAAGGGATG CGTGATGGGGTCTTCGTAGAACTCGGCGCTTTGGACGGAGAGACCCACAGCAACACGCTCTTCTTGGAAAGAGAACTAGGATGGACGGGGCTCCTCATAGAGCCGCATCCAGGCGGCTTTAGGAACCTCACCCTGAAAAGAAGAAAGGCTTACTCCATCAATGCTGGAGCATCGCTCACAAACCAATCAGCTATCGAACACTTCAG GGGCTATGATTATTGGTCAATGGGGCTAAGCCACATCGACATGAAATCACCAAGGACAATTCCCATTAAAACGTTTCCGCTCTACACAATGCTCTTGGCTAGGAACATCACCGTTATTGACTTTCTGTCATTGGACGTAGAAGGTGATGAACTAAAG GTGTTGCAAACAGTGCCATGGGATAAAGTGCAGGTGAGGGTAATGTGCATCGAGATTAATCATGTGGACGGTGGTGCCCCAGCAGTTATAGATTATTTGGTAAAGCAGGGATACATTCTTATAAGTCTTAGGTTTATCGATGCCTGGTTTGCAAAAAAGGAACTTCTGGAGGAGGCATTGGGAATCACACTAATTCCAAAtacattaaaatatcatctatttaAAGATGACTAA
- the LOC137641453 gene encoding uncharacterized protein isoform X2, producing MFRCRNQQLHFVLALTVIFSSCFLLSQVKRGYNASLPNNDEREQIKFVGEHKQKRRRDLQKAFQEIAKGRAKETQDTYSSFLVAHQDDPQLVSYVRSLLQPPAPQHVPYNLTRHWRKDFSQYNQSIYLTQELLKGMRDGVFVELGALDGETHSNTLFLERELGWTGLLIEPHPGGFRNLTLKRRKAYSINAGASLTNQSAIEHFRGYDYWSMGLSHIDMKSPRTIPIKTFPLYTMLLARNITVIDFLSLDVEGDELKVLQTVPWDKVQVRVMCIEINHVDGGAPAVIDYLVKQGYILISLRFIDAWFAKKELLEEALGITLIPNTLKYHLFKDD from the exons ATGTTCCGATGTAGAAATCAACAACTTCACTTTGTGCTGGCGTTGACTGTGATCTTCTCAAGTTGTTTTCTTCTTTCGCAAG TAAAAAGGGGGTATAATGCATCTCTCCCAAATAATGATGAAAGAGAGCAAATCAAATTTGTCGGTGAACATAAACAGAAACGCAGACGTGATTTGCAAAAGGCCTTCCAAGAAATAGCTAAAGGCCGTGCAAAGGAAACCCAAGACACCTACAGTTCCTTTCTAGTCGCTCATCAAGATGACCCACAGCTTGTTTCCTACGTCCGGAGCCTGTTGCAGCCACCTGCTCCTCAACACGTCCCGTACAACCTGACCAGACATTGGAGGAAAGACTTCTCTCAGTACAACCAGAGCATTTACCTCACCCAGGAGCTCCTCAAAGGGATG CGTGATGGGGTCTTCGTAGAACTCGGCGCTTTGGACGGAGAGACCCACAGCAACACGCTCTTCTTGGAAAGAGAACTAGGATGGACGGGGCTCCTCATAGAGCCGCATCCAGGCGGCTTTAGGAACCTCACCCTGAAAAGAAGAAAGGCTTACTCCATCAATGCTGGAGCATCGCTCACAAACCAATCAGCTATCGAACACTTCAG GGGCTATGATTATTGGTCAATGGGGCTAAGCCACATCGACATGAAATCACCAAGGACAATTCCCATTAAAACGTTTCCGCTCTACACAATGCTCTTGGCTAGGAACATCACCGTTATTGACTTTCTGTCATTGGACGTAGAAGGTGATGAACTAAAG GTGTTGCAAACAGTGCCATGGGATAAAGTGCAGGTGAGGGTAATGTGCATCGAGATTAATCATGTGGACGGTGGTGCCCCAGCAGTTATAGATTATTTGGTAAAGCAGGGATACATTCTTATAAGTCTTAGGTTTATCGATGCCTGGTTTGCAAAAAAGGAACTTCTGGAGGAGGCATTGGGAATCACACTAATTCCAAAtacattaaaatatcatctatttaAAGATGACTAA